One region of Eupeodes corollae chromosome 1, idEupCoro1.1, whole genome shotgun sequence genomic DNA includes:
- the LOC129942136 gene encoding uncharacterized protein LOC129942136 encodes MLAGQLMPLTANQLPTNALQASSNSGAKYFGDEKFQHEKQLQRKRRQTSMTASTTTQSPSVSAPSASSSPVSSIPTTICSNATTKTTATPATSPKPPVVGAATIPSTRDQYYREVNSPRNRRKFEAAVGETPGSRCDSEQRKCNDASGRSAALERAYVHDVYENCEEPSGTIRPKVAQFLGALDAGSVVCDVGCGSGRYLTQCNPAICTIGIDRCHRLSKVAREKGGEVAVCDNLELPFRDESFDAVLSLAVVHHFATTERRVGAIRELARILRIGGRVIISVWALEQRQRRFESQDVLIPWQPPKSRTQSYSDEEDEDDILPPYNAYVEESTNSSRSAGDGDSSSLSSSSPGESCYSFVRRAIQKLAGSKRHPWFLDSWTSKDTKNNSSLDFEDAKDLPIELRRLEDFEDFPDPPLSAGLKSRSLGSILNPPPRQIVRSRSSVPSLGAQMMEPKQLVLQTSPGQVPNSTAVEIPDSNSNNSPGSGSNTNNAPSGTVTASSTPPHSTMTPSRRPKLIKQKQSLCDEDYQLPDNPFHMISNSSSSNSLNNNNQQQYQKNTRAPIVSKHQTDAKVFLRKQSSLNEELMAGNRIREKERVRKRIQKQMSLNEAFLCRSVFSKRLQVLRDGFTSKLKTSTGSLERVTKNGFVKIMQNFKASTTPNTSTSSTTTNNTTINDHYQYHNHAHHSVLKQGSFSLNKSNEACNCGLASAVAAASSLTNGNEDQSNNKPRRSSRESGSDSSKDSSFQSDTSIESEDSFASVIFIPKPELQQQQQGHLAAQKHQQQIYHQQNSNSSSSNSSSSYNGAHNSNCNSLNQNTSLNSSSSKNRIPSVPTSPLIMPCPPTPAHSPAAAYTVVTSPPQTTSSVQAAMAILTPPKLVQKYTKTNNSGTIQEKSRFTFEDEHIQQLESTKSNNSNTSLTNGHAQIASIVVDKPDSNTKSSSPPLSTKITHQTIKDLPPIPKFRKQQSLQINKPGYAIVRRASMIVPTIPKFMSLELFNPATDDLDSDSSEPSSPDSIDSVISAPKSAQPDEVSHKGDVIKSTLHLNGDGASMENLNVDDDSVENMPYARVVNKIRPATHQECVDFAEQLSAQLLRELDEKNRSDKIECRSLDGIGGDIGDYIDDPVMANFRKRNSDLTALRDELRERRLMLANLSTQPSLQQSPNSSSTSSLSSQTRSLTIHEEDEEEEEREEAEGNSSNSYSLNLYDNYKISKFKYKRNRQYSLNPETAYLLDDGDSSAREDDDDVILEEDEDVKSDEGVLDDDPHEDGTITGEGEKYATKTTHNTIKCDENSLDENKKQDGCGAVANRQSTIESWENSNSSTASLDSPTQGGATTHHRYYHVFREGELDALINHHVASLHIVSSYYERASWCVVAEKVQVWTI; translated from the exons ATGTTAGCGGGACAGTTAATGCCGTTAACGGCAAATCAATTGCCAACGAATGCTCTACAGGCATCATCAAATTCCGGGGCAAAATATTTTGGAG ATGAGAAATTTCAACATGAAAAACAGCTGCaacgaaaacgaagacaaaCTTCGATGACGGCATCGACGACCACACAATCACCCAGTGTAAGTGCTCCGTCAGCGTCTTCGTCACCAGTTTCATCGATTCCAACAACAATATGCAGTAATGCAACGACAAAAACGACAGCTACACCAGCAACGAGTCCAAAGCCACCAGTTGTTGGAGCAGCAACTATACCTTCAACCAGGGATCAATATTATCGGGAAGTTAATTCACCGAGAAATCGCAGGAAATTTGAAGCTGCTGTGGGTGAGACACCTGGTAGTCGATGTGATAGTGAGCAGCGAAAATGTAATGATGCCAGCGGGCGTTCAGCTGCCTTGGAGCGGGCTTATGTTCATGATGTTTATGAAAATTGTGAGGAACCATCAGGGACCATTCGCCCAAAAGTCGCCCAATTTTTGGGAGCCTTGGATGCAGGGTCTGTTGTATGTGATGTTGGCTGTGGCAGTGGGCGGTATTTAACGCAGTGTAATCCGGCGATATGTACAATAGGCATTGACCGTTGCCATCGACTGAGTAAGGTCGCCCGTGAAAAAGGTGGTGAG GTTGCTGTCTGTGATAATCTAGAACTTCCATTTCGAGATGAATCTTTTGATGCAGTTCTTTCTTTGGCTGTGGTACATCATTTTGCCACGACAGAGCGTCGTGTAGGAGCAATTCGCGAGTTAGCTCGAATTCTTCGAATTGGTGGTCGTGTGATAATAAGTGTTTGGGCTTTGGAACAACGTCAAAGAAGATTTGAATCGCAAGACGTTCTTATACCCTGGCAGCCACCTAAAAGTCGCACTCAATCGTATTCCGATGAAGAAGATGAGGACGACATTTTACCGCCCTACAACGCCTATGTAGAAGAGTCAACAAATTCTAGCCGGTCAGCAGGCGATGGAGATAGTTCTAGTTTATCTTCATCATCACCAGGAGAATCATGTTACAGCTTTGTTAGGCGAGCTATTCAG AAATTGGCTGGAAGTAAACGTCACCCTTGGTTTCTTGATTCATGGACGTCTaaggatacaaaaaataatagcaGCCTGGACTTTGAAGATGCCAAAGATTTACCAATAGAGTTACGTCGTCTAGAGGATTTCGAAGACTTTCCCGATCCACCATTATCGGCGGGTCTGAAATCGCGTAGCCTGGGCAGCATTTTAAATCCACCACCAAGACAAATTGTTCGATCTCGCTCTAGTGTGCCTAGTCTTGGAGCACAAATGATGGAACCCAAGCAACTTGTTTTGCAAACATCCCCAGGACAAGTTCCAAATAGTACTGCTGTTGAAATTCCAGATTCTAACAGCAATAATTCACCTGGCTCTGGAAGTAATACAAATAATGCTCCATCAGGAACAGTGACGGCTTCTTCAACTCCTCCTCATTCCACTATGACACCTAGTCGACGGCCAAAACtgatcaaacaaaaacaatcccTTTGTGATGAAGACTATCAACTGCCAGATAATCCATTTCATATGATAAGTAACAGTAGTAGTAGTAATagtcttaataataataatcaacaaCAATATCAGAAGAATACACGAGCTCCTATCGTATCCAAGCATCAAACTGATGCTAAAGTATTTTTGCGGAAGCAAAGCTCTCTAAACGAAGAACTAATGGCCGGAAACCGCATACGAGAGAAAGAGCGAGTAAGAAAGCGCATTCAAAAGCAAATGTCTTTGAATGAAGCATTCCTTTGTCGTTCGGTCTTCTCAAAAAGACTGCAAGTTTTGCGCGATGGATTTACAAGCAAATTAAAAACCTCCACAGGCAGCTTAGAAAGAGTAACAAAAAATggctttgttaaaataatgcagAACTTTAAAGCTTCAACAACTCCAAACACATCCACCTCCTCAACGACAACCAATAATACAACTATAAATGATCATTATCAATACCACAATCATGCACACCATTCAGTGCTCAAACAAggttcattttcattaaataagtCCAATGAAGCCTGCAATTGTGGTTTAGCATCCGCAGTTGCAGCTGCTTCCTCGCTTACAAACGGTAACGAAGATCAATCCAACAATAAACCAAGACGTTCCTCTCGTGAGTCCGGATCAGATTCTTCGAAAGACAGCAGCTTTCAATCGGACACAAGCATTGAGTCCGAGGATAGCTTTGCTTCAGTTATTTTCATTCCGAAGCCCGAActtcaacagcagcaacaaggTCATTTAGCCGCTCAAAAGCACCAGCAACAgatatatcatcagcaaaattcAAACAGTAGTAGTAGTAATAGCAGTAGTAGCTATAATGGTGCTCACAATAGCAATTGCAATAGCTTGAACCAAAATACTAGCCTCAATAGCAGTAGCTCTAAAAATCGTATACCGTCAGTGCCAACATCTCCACTTATAATGCCATGCCCCCCAACACCAGCACACTCGCCGGCGGCAGCATACACCGTTGTGACATCACCTCCACAAACTACATCGTCTGTGCAAGCGGCTATGGCCATTCTTACACCACCCAAACTTGTGCAAAAGTACACGAAAACCAATAATTCTGGGACAATACAGGAAAAATCTCGTTTTACTTTCGAGGACGAACATATTCAGCAGCTCGAGAGCACTAAAAGCAACAACTCGAACACAAGCCTCACAAACGGACATGCTCAAATAGCATCAATTGTAGTTGATAAACCTGATTCGAATACAAAATCTTCATCACCACCATTATCAACTAAAATTACACATCAGACCATTAAGGACCTACCGCCAATACCAAAATTTAGGAAACAGCAGTCCTTACAAATTAATAAACCCGGTTATGCAATAGTTCGTCGGGCATCAATGATCGTTCCAACAATTCCAAAATTCATGTCACTAGAACTTTTCAATCCAGCCACTGATGATTTAGATAGCGATTCAAGTGAACCGTCTTCTCCGGATTCCATTGACAGTGTTATAAGTGCACCCAAGTCTGCGCAGCCCGATGAAGTGTCTCACAAAGGTGATGTGATCAAGTCTACTTTACACTTAAATGGTGACGGTGCCTCAATGGAGAATCTAAATGTCGATGATGATTCAGTAGAAAACATGCCGTATGCAAGGGTGGTCAACAAAATCCGACCTGCAACTCATCAAGAATGTGTTGACTTTGCGGAACAACTAAGTGCTCAACTTTTGCGGGAGCTTGATGAAAAGAATCGGTCTGATAAAATAGAATGTCGAAGCTTAGATGGTATAGGGGGAGATATTGGTGATTATATCGATGATCCCGTTATGGCAAATTTCCGTAAACGAAATAGTGATTTAACGGCCTTACGAGATGAACTGCGAGAGCGCCGTCTTATGTTAGCTAATCTTTCAACCCAACCTAGTCTTCAACAATCTCCAAATTCTTCATCTACATCTTCTCTATCCTCTCAAACACGAAGTTTGACAATACATGAAGAAGACGAGGAGGAAGAAGAACGTGAAGAGGCCGAGGGAAACAGTTCTAACAGCTACTCTTTGAACCTATACGATAATTATAAGATCtcgaaatttaaatacaaaagaaacCGTCAGTACAGTTTAAATCCTGAGACTGCGTACTTGCTAGATGATGGGGATAGTTCTGCGCGggaagacgatgatgatgtcATTCTCGAAGAAGACGAAGATGTTAAGAGTGACGAAGGCGTGCTTGATGATGATCCACATGAGGATGGGACCATTACCGGTGAAGGAGAAAAATATGCCACGAAAACCACACACAATACCATAAAATGTGATGAAAATTCTTTGGACGAGAATAAAAAACAAGACGGCTGTGGGGCTGTAGCTAACCGACAGTCAACAATTGAATCATGGGAAAATTCAAATAGTTCAACGGCTTCATTAGATAGCCCAACTCAAGGTGGAGCAACAACTCATCATAGATATTATCATGTATTTCGTGAGGGTGAGTTAGACGCTCTCATTAATCACCATGTGGCAAGTCTGCATATTGTGTCTTCATATTATGAAAGAGCAAGTTGGTGTGTTGTAGCAGAGAAAGTCCAAGTGTGGACTATTTGA